From the Amycolatopsis thermoflava N1165 genome, one window contains:
- a CDS encoding ABC transporter ATP-binding protein: MTSFDSQTTADPVLSVEDLTVQFPSDDGLVQAVRGVSYQLGRGEVLGVVGESGSGKSVTSLAIMGLLPRSARVKGTINFKGRNLLELSEKQMTRVRGSGIAMVFQDPMTSLNPVYPVGDQIAEAITAHHDVRRDVARKQAVELLDLVRIPNPQQRATEYPHQLSGGMRQRVVIAIAIANRPEVIIADEPTTALDVTVQAQVLDALQAAKQETGAAMVLITHDLGVIAGQADRVQVMYAGKVVEAGTVDDIFYTPRMPYTLGLLGSLPRLDIKTDRLTPIAGSPPSVVNMPPGCPFSPRCPMAQDICDREEPVLAPTTDGLHKAACHFSDQLAGREATDLFNPTSVDDVDAVAAVTPGEKTE; this comes from the coding sequence ATGACCTCGTTCGACTCCCAGACGACGGCCGACCCCGTCCTCTCGGTGGAGGACCTCACCGTCCAGTTCCCCAGCGACGACGGCCTGGTGCAGGCCGTGCGCGGTGTGAGCTACCAGCTCGGCCGCGGTGAGGTGCTGGGCGTCGTCGGTGAATCCGGCTCCGGCAAGTCGGTGACCTCGCTGGCGATCATGGGCCTGCTGCCCCGTTCGGCGCGCGTCAAGGGCACGATCAACTTCAAGGGCCGCAACCTGCTGGAGCTGTCCGAGAAGCAGATGACGCGGGTCCGCGGCAGCGGCATCGCGATGGTCTTCCAGGACCCGATGACGTCGTTGAACCCGGTCTACCCGGTGGGCGACCAGATCGCCGAGGCCATCACCGCGCACCACGACGTGCGCAGGGACGTGGCCCGCAAGCAGGCCGTGGAGCTGCTGGACCTGGTGCGCATCCCGAACCCGCAGCAGCGGGCCACCGAGTACCCGCACCAGCTCTCCGGCGGTATGCGGCAGCGCGTGGTGATCGCGATCGCGATCGCCAACCGGCCCGAGGTGATCATCGCCGACGAGCCGACGACCGCGCTGGACGTGACCGTGCAGGCGCAGGTGCTGGACGCGCTGCAGGCGGCGAAGCAGGAGACCGGCGCCGCGATGGTGCTGATCACCCACGACCTCGGCGTCATCGCCGGGCAGGCCGACCGGGTGCAGGTCATGTACGCGGGCAAGGTGGTCGAGGCAGGCACGGTCGACGACATCTTCTACACCCCGCGCATGCCCTACACGCTGGGCCTGCTCGGCAGCCTGCCGCGGCTGGACATCAAGACCGACCGGCTCACCCCGATCGCGGGTTCGCCGCCCTCGGTGGTCAACATGCCGCCGGGCTGCCCGTTCAGCCCGCGCTGCCCGATGGCGCAGGACATCTGCGACCGGGAGGAGCCGGTGCTCGCGCCGACCACCGACGGTCTGCACAAGGCGGCCTGCCACTTCAGCGACCAGCTGGCCGGCCGCGAAGCCACTGATCTGTTCAACCCCACCTCGGTCGACGACGTCGACGCGGTGGCCGCGGTGACCCCCGGGGAGAAGACCGAATGA
- a CDS encoding YciI family protein yields the protein MYIVLIDYTAPVEEVDYYLADHAKWLDRHFRSGEFLTAGRRTPHSGCVIITRPMPRVKLEAILASDPFHLRRLARHEIVEFGATRTAPELRLVNEALAV from the coding sequence ATGTACATCGTGCTGATCGACTACACGGCCCCGGTGGAGGAAGTCGACTACTACCTGGCCGACCACGCGAAATGGCTGGACCGGCACTTCCGGTCGGGCGAGTTCCTGACGGCCGGCCGGCGCACGCCGCATTCCGGTTGCGTCATCATCACGCGGCCGATGCCGCGGGTGAAATTGGAGGCGATTCTGGCCTCCGACCCGTTCCACCTGCGCCGCCTCGCGCGACACGAAATCGTCGAATTCGGCGCCACCCGCACCGCGCCGGAACTCCGCTTGGTGAACGAGGCGCTGGCCGTCTAG
- a CDS encoding sensor histidine kinase, whose product MQFRITAPAAAVTLAFLLGLAIVAGRGLGPLRDSSVDTELSEALAPAAAAVSAGQPPAPSDGVTLRVLDTAGAPVDGGPAATLGPGDVRALKAGQSVTVDRMRWLGSVVTAPDGQLRLVAAGTGLVGQRAAVQKAATWLLWAAGIGAALAAIATWLVVRFALRRVSRLRRTVRALPPGQRVPLPEADDELRALAADFNALLARQEEAAQRLRRFTGDAAHELRSPVASIRVQAEVAVANPDPELAQETLADVLAEAERLSALLDGLLTLARSDAGELPPAEAVELLTEARAAADRLPPGSPAVRVTGVVGQAWAHAAHSEVELVLNNLLRNACRYASSQIVVSVLPGHSTVRLVVDDDGPGIPPGHRDRVFDRFYRVGDDRARTSGGTGLGLAMVAEAVRRRGGRVSVGESPEGGARFQIVWRSAGNVSTS is encoded by the coding sequence ATCACGGCGCCGGCCGCCGCGGTCACGCTGGCGTTCCTGCTCGGCCTCGCCATCGTGGCGGGGCGCGGCCTCGGTCCACTGCGGGACTCCTCCGTCGACACCGAGCTGTCCGAGGCGCTCGCGCCCGCCGCCGCGGCCGTGTCCGCCGGGCAGCCGCCGGCGCCGTCGGACGGGGTCACCCTGCGCGTGCTCGACACCGCGGGCGCGCCGGTCGACGGGGGCCCGGCGGCCACGCTCGGGCCGGGTGACGTGCGTGCGCTCAAGGCGGGGCAGTCGGTGACCGTGGACCGGATGCGGTGGCTGGGCTCGGTGGTGACCGCGCCGGACGGGCAGCTGCGGCTGGTCGCGGCCGGGACCGGGCTGGTGGGCCAGCGCGCGGCCGTGCAGAAAGCGGCGACCTGGTTGCTGTGGGCGGCCGGGATCGGCGCGGCGCTCGCCGCGATCGCGACCTGGCTCGTGGTGCGGTTCGCGTTGCGGCGCGTGAGCCGCCTGCGTCGCACCGTCCGTGCGCTGCCGCCGGGGCAGCGGGTGCCGCTGCCCGAGGCCGACGACGAGCTGCGTGCGCTGGCGGCGGACTTCAACGCGTTGCTGGCGCGGCAGGAGGAGGCGGCGCAGCGGCTGCGGCGGTTCACCGGCGACGCCGCGCACGAGCTGCGCTCGCCGGTCGCGTCGATCCGCGTGCAGGCCGAGGTCGCCGTCGCGAACCCCGATCCGGAGCTGGCGCAGGAGACGCTGGCCGACGTCCTCGCCGAGGCCGAGCGGTTGTCCGCGCTGCTGGACGGGCTGCTGACGCTGGCGCGGTCGGACGCCGGGGAGCTGCCGCCCGCCGAAGCGGTGGAACTGCTCACCGAGGCGCGCGCGGCCGCGGACCGGCTGCCGCCCGGATCGCCCGCCGTGCGCGTGACCGGGGTGGTCGGGCAGGCGTGGGCGCACGCGGCGCACTCCGAGGTGGAGCTGGTGCTGAACAACCTGCTGCGCAACGCCTGCCGGTACGCGTCCTCGCAGATCGTGGTGTCGGTGCTGCCCGGGCACTCCACGGTGCGGCTGGTCGTGGACGACGACGGGCCGGGCATCCCGCCCGGTCATCGCGACCGCGTGTTCGACCGGTTCTACCGGGTGGGCGACGACCGGGCTCGCACCTCCGGCGGCACCGGGCTCGGGCTGGCGATGGTCGCCGAAGCGGTGCGGCGGCGCGGCGGTCGGGTGTCCGTCGGCGAGTCGCCCGAGGGCGGTGCCCGCTTCCAGATCGTCTGGCGATCGGCCGGTAACGTCTCCACCTCGTGA
- a CDS encoding DinB family protein: MPPTARRRDTRPPRTGPGEKDVLAGFLAYLRAAVVAKAQGVPEPQARTPGVPSGTNLLGLVKHLTHVERHWLLGQPAGDWAATFRPEPDETADDILRAYRETTARGDEVIAACPDLAAPGPRPGGRRGPAPSLRWTLTHLIEETGRHAGHADILRELIDGATGR; the protein is encoded by the coding sequence ATGCCTCCCACAGCGCGCCGTCGTGACACCCGCCCGCCGAGGACCGGCCCCGGGGAGAAGGACGTGCTGGCAGGCTTCCTCGCCTACCTGCGCGCCGCGGTGGTCGCGAAGGCCCAGGGCGTCCCGGAACCGCAGGCCCGCACCCCCGGGGTGCCGTCCGGGACGAACCTGCTCGGCCTCGTCAAGCACCTCACCCACGTCGAACGCCACTGGCTCCTCGGCCAGCCGGCAGGCGACTGGGCGGCCACCTTCCGCCCGGAACCGGACGAGACCGCCGACGACATCCTCCGCGCCTACCGGGAGACCACGGCCCGCGGCGACGAGGTCATCGCCGCCTGCCCGGACCTGGCCGCGCCCGGGCCGCGTCCGGGCGGGCGGCGTGGCCCGGCGCCGTCCCTGCGCTGGACCCTCACTCACTTGATCGAGGAGACCGGGCGTCACGCCGGGCACGCCGACATCCTGCGTGAACTGATCGACGGCGCCACGGGACGCTGA
- a CDS encoding ABC transporter family substrate-binding protein, which yields MRGSGKAAALVTVLLTALAACTSTPPPPVVTSPVAQSSSPAAPTASQIVIGVDDIAGGYNPHNLADQSTITTALSQMLLPSVFRPDANGENQLDTTLMRSAEVTSTDPFTVTYLIRQDASWSDGAPIAVEDFVYLAEAMRDQPGVVQPAGYRLISNIQPSEGGKGVQVTFSEPYPGWQTLFSNLLPQHLLKDAPGGWQGALQDSFPAYGGPFSIKTRDNARGEIILERNERYWDKPAAVDQIVLRRSDATGLAGALRSGNDQFVMSRTDSAGLNQFQVLGPSVQLSTVASPRVAEVLLRPANGPLVDDQVREAVSAIIDRNKLIDEGTGGGPSAGLRADAQVRWPSQAGYAPTIPAGYGVPDPAKAESLLTAAGYVKEAGIWRKDGRALTLVVASPGQQEPYASMAKELSNQLIAAGIQVNTLNAQPRDLFANLLALPVSQGSTAPTGNTNAVGVDIAVVPLPVGGDAATVLASTFGCRPGQSTPSANVAVIPANPAAVCDENLQTTIEEALTGEKPLTDALAELEPKLWAQHTVLPLFQLADTLATGQGISGMTAGPPLLGPFSEAVNWTRSPR from the coding sequence GTGCGGGGAAGCGGTAAAGCGGCGGCACTGGTCACGGTGCTGCTGACCGCGTTGGCCGCCTGCACCAGCACCCCGCCACCGCCGGTCGTGACGTCGCCGGTGGCCCAGTCGTCGAGCCCGGCGGCGCCGACGGCATCGCAGATCGTGATCGGCGTCGACGACATCGCGGGCGGTTACAACCCGCACAACCTGGCCGACCAGTCCACGATCACCACGGCGCTGTCGCAGATGCTGCTGCCGTCGGTGTTCCGGCCCGACGCCAACGGCGAGAACCAGCTCGACACGACGCTGATGCGCTCGGCCGAGGTCACCTCGACCGACCCGTTCACGGTCACCTACCTGATCCGGCAGGACGCCTCGTGGTCCGACGGCGCGCCGATCGCGGTGGAGGACTTCGTCTACCTCGCCGAGGCCATGCGCGACCAGCCCGGTGTCGTGCAGCCCGCCGGGTACCGGCTGATCAGCAACATCCAGCCCAGCGAGGGCGGCAAGGGCGTCCAGGTGACGTTCTCCGAGCCGTACCCGGGCTGGCAGACGCTGTTCTCGAACCTGCTGCCGCAGCACCTGCTCAAGGACGCGCCGGGCGGCTGGCAGGGCGCGCTGCAGGACAGCTTCCCGGCCTACGGCGGGCCGTTCTCGATCAAGACGCGGGACAACGCGCGCGGTGAGATCATCCTGGAGCGCAACGAGCGCTACTGGGACAAGCCGGCCGCGGTAGATCAGATCGTGCTGCGCCGGTCCGACGCCACCGGCCTGGCGGGCGCCCTGCGCAGCGGCAACGACCAGTTCGTCATGTCCCGCACCGACAGCGCCGGCCTGAACCAGTTCCAGGTGCTCGGGCCGAGTGTCCAGCTGAGCACGGTGGCCAGCCCGCGGGTGGCCGAGGTGCTGCTGCGCCCGGCGAACGGCCCGCTCGTGGACGACCAGGTGCGCGAGGCCGTGTCGGCGATCATCGACCGGAACAAGCTGATCGACGAGGGCACCGGGGGCGGCCCGTCGGCCGGGCTGCGGGCCGACGCGCAGGTGCGGTGGCCCTCGCAGGCCGGCTACGCGCCGACGATCCCCGCCGGTTACGGCGTGCCGGACCCGGCGAAGGCGGAGTCGCTGCTGACCGCGGCGGGCTACGTCAAGGAAGCCGGCATCTGGCGCAAGGACGGCAGGGCGCTCACGCTGGTCGTCGCGTCGCCGGGGCAGCAGGAGCCGTACGCGAGCATGGCGAAGGAGCTGAGCAACCAGCTCATCGCGGCCGGTATCCAGGTGAACACGCTGAACGCCCAGCCGCGCGACCTGTTCGCCAACCTGCTGGCGTTGCCGGTGAGCCAGGGCTCGACCGCCCCCACGGGCAACACGAACGCCGTGGGCGTCGACATCGCGGTGGTGCCGCTCCCGGTGGGTGGCGACGCGGCAACGGTGCTGGCCTCGACGTTCGGTTGCCGTCCCGGACAGTCCACGCCGTCGGCGAACGTGGCCGTGATCCCGGCGAACCCGGCCGCCGTCTGCGACGAAAACCTGCAGACGACGATCGAAGAGGCGCTGACCGGGGAGAAGCCACTAACCGACGCGCTGGCCGAGCTGGAGCCGAAGCTGTGGGCGCAGCACACGGTGCTGCCGTTGTTCCAGCTGGCCGACACACTCGCCACCGGGCAGGGCATCTCCGGGATGACCGCGGGCCCGCCGCTGCTCGGCCCGTTCAGCGAAGCCGTGAACTGGACCCGCAGCCCCCGCTGA
- a CDS encoding ABC transporter ATP-binding protein, whose amino-acid sequence MSESAAGVLPEQDQRTPVLSARDVVKHFPVRSGGLIRRQIGEVQAVSGVSFDIYERETLALVGESGCGKSTTARVVLNLQPATAGEVRFEGTELHKLNRKDMQRLRRQMQIVFQDPYASVDPRMPVNEIIAEPLRIHNLYEKGGRERVRELLATVGLRPEHGNRYPHEFSGGQRQRIGIARALALQPKLLVLDEPVSALDVSIQAGVLNLLQDLQSEFGLSYLFVSHDLSVVRHIANRIAVMYLGKIVETAPSEELFENPAHPYTQALISAIPVPDPRKERSRERIVITGDVPSPANPPSGCRFRTRCPKFANELSDAERSKCIDEEPLLVDRGQGHPAACHYAQARQLI is encoded by the coding sequence ATGAGCGAGAGCGCAGCCGGCGTGCTGCCCGAGCAGGACCAGCGGACCCCGGTGCTGTCGGCCCGCGACGTCGTCAAGCACTTCCCGGTACGCAGCGGCGGGCTGATCCGGCGCCAGATCGGCGAGGTCCAGGCCGTGTCCGGGGTGTCGTTCGACATCTACGAGCGGGAGACCCTCGCGCTCGTCGGCGAGTCGGGGTGCGGGAAGTCGACCACCGCGCGGGTGGTGCTGAACTTGCAGCCGGCCACCGCGGGCGAGGTGCGCTTCGAAGGCACCGAGCTGCACAAGCTGAACCGCAAGGACATGCAGCGCCTGCGCAGGCAGATGCAGATCGTGTTCCAGGACCCGTACGCCTCGGTGGACCCGCGCATGCCGGTCAACGAGATCATCGCGGAGCCGCTGCGGATCCACAACCTGTACGAAAAGGGCGGCCGGGAGCGGGTGCGCGAGCTGCTCGCCACGGTCGGCCTGCGGCCCGAGCACGGCAACCGGTACCCGCACGAGTTCTCCGGCGGCCAGCGGCAGCGCATCGGCATCGCGCGGGCGCTCGCTCTGCAGCCGAAGCTGCTGGTGCTGGACGAGCCGGTGTCGGCGCTGGACGTGTCCATCCAGGCCGGTGTGCTGAACCTGCTGCAGGACCTGCAGTCGGAGTTCGGGCTGTCGTACCTGTTCGTGTCGCACGACCTGTCCGTGGTCCGGCACATCGCCAACCGCATCGCGGTGATGTACCTGGGCAAGATCGTCGAGACGGCGCCGTCGGAGGAGCTGTTCGAGAACCCGGCGCACCCGTACACGCAGGCGCTGATTTCGGCGATCCCGGTGCCCGACCCGCGCAAGGAACGCTCGCGGGAGCGCATCGTGATCACCGGTGACGTGCCGAGCCCGGCGAACCCGCCGAGCGGCTGCCGGTTCCGGACGCGGTGCCCGAAGTTCGCGAACGAGTTGAGCGACGCGGAGCGCTCGAAGTGCATCGACGAGGAGCCGTTGCTCGTCGACCGCGGGCAGGGTCACCCGGCGGCTTGCCATTATGCGCAGGCGCGGCAGTTGATCTGA
- a CDS encoding (deoxy)nucleoside triphosphate pyrophosphohydrolase: MKVIVGAAIVRGRSLLAQQRAYPREVAGLWELPGGRVEPGESEVDALRRECREELGVDVVVGSRVGPDVPLRAGLVLRVFAASLTDERARPEALDHKALRWLDADGLDGVEWLPADLELLPDLRRLLA; the protein is encoded by the coding sequence GTGAAGGTGATCGTGGGAGCGGCCATCGTGCGGGGCCGGTCCCTGCTCGCCCAGCAGCGCGCGTACCCGCGCGAGGTGGCCGGGCTGTGGGAACTGCCCGGCGGCCGCGTCGAACCCGGCGAGTCCGAAGTGGACGCGTTGCGGCGGGAGTGCCGCGAGGAGCTCGGGGTGGACGTCGTGGTCGGCTCGCGCGTGGGACCGGACGTGCCGCTGCGGGCCGGGCTGGTGCTGCGGGTGTTCGCCGCTTCGCTGACCGACGAGCGCGCCCGGCCCGAGGCGCTGGACCACAAGGCATTGCGCTGGCTCGACGCGGACGGCCTGGACGGCGTCGAGTGGCTGCCCGCGGACCTCGAACTGCTCCCGGACCTGCGGCGGTTGCTGGCCTGA
- the typA gene encoding translational GTPase TypA gives MFRSPRVPTATAEKVRTDLRNVAIVAHVDHGKTTLVDAMLRQSGAFGERAELVDRVMDSGELEREKGITILAKNTAIRRETADGPVTINVIDTPGHADFGGEVERGLSMVDGVLLLVDASEGPLPQTRFVLRKTLQAGLPVVLVVNKVDRPDARIAEVVEETHDLLLDLAGDIEDADLDAVLDLPVIYASARAGKASLEQPADGALPDSENLDPLFDVLLRHVPPPKADPDSPLQALVTNLDASNFLGRIALIRIHAGKLRKGQTVAWLREDGSVQNVRISELLVTEALERVPAQEASAGDLVAIAGIPDITIGDTLADVENPVALPRITVDEPAISMTIGVNTSPLAGRNGGDKVTARLVKARLDQELIGNVSIRVLPTERPDTWEVQGRGELALAILVEQMRREGFELTVGKPQVVTKTIDGKLHEPFERLTLDIPEEHLGAVTQLLAARKGRMEDMSGHGTGRIKLEFVLPARGLIGFRTDFLTETRGTGIANHVFEGYHPWAGEIRTRHSGSLVADRSGPVTSYAMIQLADRGTFFVEPGAEVYEGMVVGENPRAEDLDINITKEKKLTNMRSSTGDELERLARPRKLGLEEALEFCAADECVEVAPNAVRVRKVTLEITQRAKERSRAKSRG, from the coding sequence ATGTTCAGGAGCCCTCGCGTGCCCACAGCAACCGCCGAGAAGGTCCGCACCGACCTCCGCAACGTCGCCATCGTCGCGCACGTCGACCACGGGAAGACCACCCTGGTCGACGCCATGCTGCGGCAGTCCGGCGCCTTCGGCGAACGTGCCGAGCTCGTCGACCGCGTGATGGACTCGGGCGAGCTGGAACGTGAGAAGGGCATCACGATCCTCGCCAAGAACACCGCCATCCGCCGCGAGACCGCCGACGGCCCGGTCACCATCAACGTGATCGACACCCCCGGCCACGCCGACTTCGGCGGCGAGGTCGAGCGCGGCCTGTCCATGGTGGACGGCGTCCTGCTGCTGGTCGACGCCAGCGAGGGGCCGCTGCCGCAGACCCGGTTCGTGCTGCGCAAGACCCTGCAGGCCGGCTTGCCGGTCGTGCTGGTGGTCAACAAGGTCGACCGCCCGGACGCCCGCATCGCCGAGGTCGTCGAGGAGACCCACGACCTGCTGCTCGATCTGGCCGGCGACATCGAGGATGCCGACCTGGACGCGGTCCTCGACCTGCCGGTGATCTACGCCTCCGCGCGGGCGGGCAAGGCGAGCCTGGAGCAGCCCGCCGACGGCGCCCTGCCGGACAGCGAGAACCTCGACCCGCTGTTCGACGTCCTGCTGCGCCACGTGCCGCCGCCGAAGGCCGACCCGGACAGCCCGCTGCAGGCCCTGGTCACCAACCTCGACGCGTCGAACTTCCTCGGCCGCATCGCGCTCATCCGCATCCACGCCGGCAAGCTCCGCAAGGGCCAGACCGTCGCGTGGCTGCGCGAGGACGGCTCGGTGCAGAACGTCCGGATCTCGGAGCTGCTGGTCACCGAGGCCCTGGAGCGGGTGCCCGCGCAGGAGGCCTCGGCCGGTGACCTGGTCGCCATCGCGGGCATCCCGGACATCACGATCGGGGACACGCTGGCCGACGTCGAGAACCCGGTGGCGCTGCCCCGGATCACCGTCGACGAGCCGGCCATCTCGATGACGATCGGCGTGAACACCTCGCCGCTGGCCGGCCGCAACGGCGGCGACAAGGTCACCGCGCGCCTGGTCAAGGCCCGGCTGGACCAGGAGCTGATCGGCAACGTGTCGATCCGCGTCCTGCCCACCGAGCGCCCGGACACCTGGGAGGTCCAGGGCCGTGGCGAGCTGGCGCTGGCGATCCTGGTCGAGCAGATGCGCCGCGAGGGCTTCGAGCTGACCGTCGGCAAGCCGCAGGTGGTCACCAAGACCATCGACGGCAAGCTGCACGAGCCGTTCGAGCGGCTCACGCTGGACATCCCCGAGGAGCATCTCGGCGCGGTCACCCAGCTGCTCGCCGCCCGCAAGGGCCGCATGGAGGACATGAGCGGGCACGGCACCGGCCGCATCAAGCTGGAGTTCGTGCTGCCCGCGCGTGGCCTGATCGGGTTCCGCACCGACTTCCTGACCGAGACCCGCGGCACCGGCATCGCGAACCACGTGTTCGAGGGCTACCACCCGTGGGCGGGCGAGATCCGCACGCGGCACAGCGGTTCGCTGGTCGCCGACCGGTCCGGACCGGTCACCTCCTACGCGATGATCCAGCTCGCCGACCGCGGCACGTTCTTCGTCGAGCCGGGCGCCGAGGTGTACGAGGGCATGGTCGTGGGCGAGAACCCGCGCGCCGAGGACCTCGACATCAACATCACCAAGGAGAAGAAGCTCACCAACATGCGCTCCTCCACCGGCGACGAGCTGGAGCGCCTCGCGCGCCCGCGCAAGCTGGGCCTGGAGGAGGCGCTGGAGTTCTGCGCCGCCGACGAATGCGTCGAGGTGGCGCCGAACGCGGTGCGCGTGCGGAAGGTGACGCTGGAGATCACGCAGCGGGCCAAGGAGCGTTCGCGCGCCAAGTCGCGCGGCTGA
- the trpS gene encoding tryptophan--tRNA ligase, with translation MRISGITPSGHTHLGNHLGAIQRWVTDGGPDDLYFVSDLHAMTTTHNPGKLRGRTSEMLAILVAAGIPAERVFVQSDLSRELGALTWILECTCSYGEAARMIQFKEKGSGQPGVRLSLLTYPVLMAADILLQGAAEVPVGEDQNQHVELARALARRFNGTYGEVFTVPRPVLPPTGARVRDLSDPARKMSKSARDAAGVVFVLDEPDLIRRKVRRAVTDGLTGVEYAPEERPGVANLLEILAGCRGERPADVAAEFSSYGALKEAVAEAVVETLRPIRERTLELLADPAELARIRKEGASRAAERGEHRLTSAMRLIGAGM, from the coding sequence ATGCGAATTTCCGGGATCACCCCGTCCGGCCACACCCACCTCGGCAACCACCTGGGCGCGATCCAGCGCTGGGTGACCGACGGCGGGCCGGACGACCTGTACTTCGTATCCGACCTGCACGCCATGACGACCACGCACAACCCGGGCAAGCTGCGCGGCCGGACCAGCGAGATGCTGGCCATCCTGGTGGCGGCCGGGATCCCCGCCGAGCGCGTTTTCGTGCAGTCGGACCTGTCCCGCGAGCTGGGCGCGCTGACCTGGATCCTGGAGTGCACCTGCAGCTACGGCGAGGCCGCGCGGATGATCCAGTTCAAGGAGAAGGGCAGTGGCCAGCCGGGGGTGCGGCTGAGCCTGCTGACCTACCCGGTGCTGATGGCCGCCGACATCCTGCTGCAGGGCGCGGCGGAAGTGCCGGTCGGCGAGGACCAGAACCAGCACGTGGAGCTGGCGCGGGCGCTGGCCAGGCGGTTCAACGGCACCTACGGCGAGGTGTTCACGGTGCCGCGGCCAGTGCTGCCGCCGACGGGCGCGCGGGTGCGGGACCTGAGCGACCCGGCGCGGAAGATGTCGAAGTCGGCCCGGGACGCGGCCGGGGTGGTGTTCGTGCTGGACGAGCCGGACCTGATCCGGCGCAAGGTGCGGCGCGCGGTCACCGACGGGCTCACCGGGGTCGAGTACGCGCCGGAAGAGCGTCCCGGGGTCGCGAACCTGCTGGAGATCCTGGCCGGCTGCCGGGGCGAGCGGCCCGCGGACGTGGCGGCGGAGTTCTCGTCCTACGGAGCGCTGAAGGAAGCCGTGGCGGAGGCGGTGGTCGAGACACTACGCCCGATCCGGGAGCGGACGCTGGAGCTGCTGGCGGACCCGGCGGAGCTGGCGCGGATCCGCAAGGAGGGCGCGAGCCGGGCCGCCGAACGCGGCGAGCACCGCCTGACCTCGGCGATGCGGCTCATCGGCGCGGGAATGTGA
- a CDS encoding ABC transporter permease, whose amino-acid sequence MPEPSTTETTATAQLQDSPKGTVEREFTVQERGQFQLVLRRFLQHRLAVASLILLIVIVLLAYVGGWLWKYGPEDITPDNSEAPSLAHPFGTDAVGKDMLAQVLRGTQISLQISVLVAIFSTVVGTIWGAVAGYYRGWIDTVLMRIADLVLTLPLLAVAAVLGHNAGGSWWLIAVVIAGLYWAYVSRVARGVVLSLREKEFIEAARALGAGDGRIIFRHLVPNALGSVIVNATILVSIGILLETALSFLGFGVRPPDTSLGLLVSSAQTAVDTRPWLFYFPGLFIILIALTINFIGDGLRDAFDPQQTKVRA is encoded by the coding sequence ATGCCTGAGCCTTCGACCACCGAAACCACCGCGACGGCCCAGCTGCAGGACAGCCCCAAGGGCACCGTCGAGCGCGAGTTCACCGTCCAGGAGCGCGGCCAGTTCCAGCTGGTGCTGCGCCGGTTCCTGCAGCACCGGCTGGCCGTGGCGAGCCTGATCCTGCTGATCGTGATCGTGCTGCTGGCCTACGTCGGCGGCTGGCTCTGGAAGTACGGGCCCGAGGACATCACGCCGGACAACTCCGAGGCGCCGTCGCTGGCGCACCCGTTCGGCACCGACGCGGTCGGCAAGGACATGCTGGCCCAGGTGCTCCGCGGCACCCAGATCTCGCTGCAGATCTCCGTGCTGGTCGCGATCTTCTCCACGGTCGTCGGCACGATCTGGGGCGCGGTCGCCGGCTACTACCGCGGCTGGATCGACACGGTGCTGATGCGCATCGCCGACCTGGTGCTGACCCTGCCGCTGCTGGCCGTCGCGGCCGTGCTCGGCCACAACGCGGGCGGCAGCTGGTGGCTCATCGCGGTCGTCATCGCCGGCCTGTACTGGGCCTACGTGTCCCGGGTCGCGCGCGGTGTGGTGCTGTCGCTGCGGGAGAAGGAGTTCATCGAGGCGGCCCGCGCGCTCGGCGCGGGTGACGGGCGGATCATCTTCCGGCACCTGGTGCCCAACGCGCTCGGCTCGGTGATCGTGAACGCGACGATCCTGGTGTCCATCGGCATCCTGCTGGAGACCGCGCTGTCGTTCCTCGGCTTCGGTGTGCGGCCGCCGGACACCTCGCTCGGCCTGCTGGTGAGCAGCGCGCAGACGGCGGTCGACACCCGCCCGTGGCTGTTCTACTTCCCGGGCCTGTTCATCATCCTGATCGCGCTGACGATCAACTTCATCGGGGACGGGCTCCGCGACGCGTTCGACCCCCAGCAGACGAAGGTGCGCGCATGA